The following proteins are encoded in a genomic region of Poecilia reticulata strain Guanapo linkage group LG11, Guppy_female_1.0+MT, whole genome shotgun sequence:
- the grinaa gene encoding glutamate receptor, ionotropic, N-methyl D-aspartate-associated protein 1a (glutamate binding) isoform X1 → MSQDKSRFPIMGESNPLHNNVYGPPQPGFGMPPPNYSQGPGGPYPPQAGYGQAGYGQPGFAQPGPGFAPGPYPQMPYPQMPYPQGPYDQGPYQHGPGQPAFHGDPMAAPAGSPGYHGDVPPSYYDNEEFAGSGFEDKNIRQAFIRKVFSVLTVQLLVTCAFVSVFTFVDDAKLFVQRNRWTYYVSYAVFFVSLITISCCGDFRRKHPWNLVALSILTLSMSYMVGMIASFYNTETVIIAVGITTVVCFTVVLFSLQSKYDFTSCRGVLFVCLIVLLVFSILCIFIRNKILDLVYASLGALLFTCFLAVDTQLLLGNKQLALSPEEYIFASLNLYTDIINIFLYILAIVGRSRE, encoded by the exons ATGTCCCAGGACAAAAGTCGATTCCCTATTATGGGTGAGAGCAACCCGCTTCACAACAACGTTTATGGACCACCTCAACCAGGATTTGGTATGCCTCCCCCAAACTACAGCCAGGGTCCAGGGGGACCTTACCCACCACAGGCTGGCTATGGACAGGCTGGCTATGGACAGCCTGGCTTCGCCCAACCAGGTCCAGGCTTTGCTCCTGGCCCCTACCCCCAGATGCCCTATCCCCAGATGCCCTATCCACAGGGCCCATATGATCAGGGCCCGTATCAGCATGGACCCGGACAGCCTGCTTTTCATGGTGACCCAATGG CAGCACCTGCAGGCAGCCCTGGTTACCACGGCGATGTTCCTCCTTCTTACTATGACAATGAAGAATTTGCCGGATCTGGCTTTGAGGACAAAAACATCCGACAAGCCTTCATCAGAAAA GTCTTTTCTGTTCTCACAGTGCAGCTCTTGGTCACCTGCGCTTTTGTTTCCGTCTTCACGTTTGTTGATGATGCTAAGCTGTTTGTGCAACGCAACCGGTGGACATATTATGTGTCCTATGCAGTCTTCTTCGTGTCTCTGATCACCATCAGCTGCTGCGGGGATTTCCGCCGCAAGCACCCCTGGAATTTGGTTGCTTTG tcCATCTTGACATTGAGCATGTCCTACATGGTGGGCATGATCGCCAGCTTCTACAACACAGAGACGGTCATCATAGCTGTTGGCATCACGACGGTGGTCTGCTTCACCGTTGTCCTCTTCTCACTGCAG AGCAAGTATGACTTCACTTCCTGTCGGGGCGTTCTCTTTGTGTGCCTGATTGTGCTGCTGGTCTTTTCGATTCTCTGCATCTTCATCCGCAACAAGATCCTGGACTTAGTTTACGCCTCCCTGGGGGCTCTGCTGTTCACCTGC tttttggcTGTGGACACCCAGCTTCTTTTGGGCAACAAGCAGCTTGCTCTCAGTCCAGAGGAGTACATCTTTGCCTCGCTCAACCTTTACACTGACATCATCAACATTTTCCTCTACATCCTGGCCATCGTGGGGCGCTCTCGTGAATGA
- the grinaa gene encoding glutamate receptor, ionotropic, N-methyl D-aspartate-associated protein 1a (glutamate binding) isoform X2: protein MSQDKSRFPIMGESNPLHNNVYGPPQPGFGMPPPNYSQGPGGPYPPQAGYGQAGYGQPGFAQPGPGFAPGPYPQMPYPQMPYPQGPYDQGPYQHGPGQPAFHGDPMAPAGSPGYHGDVPPSYYDNEEFAGSGFEDKNIRQAFIRKVFSVLTVQLLVTCAFVSVFTFVDDAKLFVQRNRWTYYVSYAVFFVSLITISCCGDFRRKHPWNLVALSILTLSMSYMVGMIASFYNTETVIIAVGITTVVCFTVVLFSLQSKYDFTSCRGVLFVCLIVLLVFSILCIFIRNKILDLVYASLGALLFTCFLAVDTQLLLGNKQLALSPEEYIFASLNLYTDIINIFLYILAIVGRSRE from the exons ATGTCCCAGGACAAAAGTCGATTCCCTATTATGGGTGAGAGCAACCCGCTTCACAACAACGTTTATGGACCACCTCAACCAGGATTTGGTATGCCTCCCCCAAACTACAGCCAGGGTCCAGGGGGACCTTACCCACCACAGGCTGGCTATGGACAGGCTGGCTATGGACAGCCTGGCTTCGCCCAACCAGGTCCAGGCTTTGCTCCTGGCCCCTACCCCCAGATGCCCTATCCCCAGATGCCCTATCCACAGGGCCCATATGATCAGGGCCCGTATCAGCATGGACCCGGACAGCCTGCTTTTCATGGTGACCCAATGG CACCTGCAGGCAGCCCTGGTTACCACGGCGATGTTCCTCCTTCTTACTATGACAATGAAGAATTTGCCGGATCTGGCTTTGAGGACAAAAACATCCGACAAGCCTTCATCAGAAAA GTCTTTTCTGTTCTCACAGTGCAGCTCTTGGTCACCTGCGCTTTTGTTTCCGTCTTCACGTTTGTTGATGATGCTAAGCTGTTTGTGCAACGCAACCGGTGGACATATTATGTGTCCTATGCAGTCTTCTTCGTGTCTCTGATCACCATCAGCTGCTGCGGGGATTTCCGCCGCAAGCACCCCTGGAATTTGGTTGCTTTG tcCATCTTGACATTGAGCATGTCCTACATGGTGGGCATGATCGCCAGCTTCTACAACACAGAGACGGTCATCATAGCTGTTGGCATCACGACGGTGGTCTGCTTCACCGTTGTCCTCTTCTCACTGCAG AGCAAGTATGACTTCACTTCCTGTCGGGGCGTTCTCTTTGTGTGCCTGATTGTGCTGCTGGTCTTTTCGATTCTCTGCATCTTCATCCGCAACAAGATCCTGGACTTAGTTTACGCCTCCCTGGGGGCTCTGCTGTTCACCTGC tttttggcTGTGGACACCCAGCTTCTTTTGGGCAACAAGCAGCTTGCTCTCAGTCCAGAGGAGTACATCTTTGCCTCGCTCAACCTTTACACTGACATCATCAACATTTTCCTCTACATCCTGGCCATCGTGGGGCGCTCTCGTGAATGA